The DNA region GGGGCGGGCGTAATGAGCGCGACGCTGGGGACGTTGCTGTCGCAGTTGGACCCGTCGCTGAAGATCGTGATGGTCGAGCGGCTGAGCAAGGTGGCGCATGAGAGCACGCATAGCCTGAACAATGCGGGCACCGGGCATGGCGGGTATTGCGAACTGAATTACACGCCGCAGATGGCCGATGGCAGCATCCGCATCGACCGCGCGCTGGAGATCAATGCCGCATTCGAGGTTTCGCTGCAATTCTGGTCGTACCTGGTCGAGCAGGCGGTGTTGCCGGCGCCGGAGAAATTCATCAACCCGATCTGCCACCAGAGCTTCGTCTGGGGCGAGGAGGATGTGGCGTTCCTGCGCAAGCGCTATGCGGCATTGCACAAGCACCACCTGTTCGAGGAGATGGAATACAGCGAAGATCATGCGGTGCTGCGCAAGTGGATGCCGCTGGTGATGCAGCATCGCGATGCCGGACAGGTCGTCGCGGCGACGCGGGTCCGGCACGGCACGGATGTGGATTTCGGCATGTTGACGCGCGGCCTGGTGAAATCGCTGAACCGGCATGCCGCCTTCGACCTGAAGCTGAGCCATACCATCGTCAGCCTGAAGCAGCACGAAAACGGGCGCTGGCATGTGCGGGTGAAGGACAATCACAGCAAAGAGACCCGGACCATCGATGCCGGGTTCGTCTTTCTCGGTGCCGGCGGCGGCGCGCTGCCGCTGCTGCAGAAATCCGGGGTGCCGGAGGCGCGCGGCTACGGCGGGTTCCCGGTCAGCGGGCAATGGCTGATCTGCAAGAATCCGGACGTGGTGAAACGCCACAGCAGCAAGGTATATGGCAAAGCGGCCGTGGGTGCGCCGCCGATGTCGGTGCCGCATCTGGATGCGCGCATCATCGACGGCGAGCCGGCGCTGCTGTTCGGGCCGTTCGCCAGCATCACCACCAAATTCCTCAAGGAGGGATCGGCGCTCGACCTGTTCACTTCGCTCAAGCCGGGCAACCTGAAGCCGATGCTGTCGGTCGCGCGCGACAATTTCGACCTTACCCGCTACCTCGTCACCGAGGCGTTCCGTTCGCACAAGGAGCGCGTGGGGATATTGCGCGGCTTTTATGTGGATGCGAAAGAGGAAGACTGGGAGCTGGCTTCGGCCGGCCAGCGTGTGCAGATCATCAAGGGCTGCGACCAGAAAGGCGGCAGGCTGGAATTCGGCACCGAGATCGTGACGGCCGGGGATGGTACGCTGGCAGCGCTGCTGGGCGCATCGCCGGGCGCTTCCACCTCGGTCCAGGCGATGATCGAAGTGATCGAACGCTGTTTCAAGCCGCGCATGAAGGAGGCCGAATGGAAGCACAGGCTGAAGGAGATGGTTCCTTCCTATGGCGAGTCGCTGGATGAGAACGTGGCCCTGCTGCACGAGGTGCGCAAGAGGACGCTGGCTACGTTGCGGCTGGATGGCGGCAACAGCAGGCGCGAGACTTAGCGGGCCGGTAAATGCCCGCTAACCATTGTAGCGCCTGGCGATCAGCACGGCATTGCTGCCGCCGAAGGCGAACGAGTTGGACATCACGGCGTCCAGCCTGACGTTGCTGCGACCTTGGTTGGGTACGTAGTCCAGGTCGCATTCCGGATCGGGTTCGTGCAGGTTGATGGTGGGCGGGATGGCCTGGTTGTGCAGCGCCAGCACGGCGGCCATGAATTCCACCGCGCCGGTGGCGCCCATCAGATGGCCGTGCATGGATTTGGTCGAGCTGACCGGCACCTTGGCCGCATGCGTGCCGAACACCTGCTTGATGGCCCTGGTCTCCTCGATGTCGCCGGCCTGCGTGGCGGTACCGTGGGCGTTGATGTAGTGGATGTCCTGCGGCTGCAGCTGCGCTTCACGCAGGGCGTTGAGGATGGTGCGCGACTGTCCGGCGGCATCGGGCTTGGTGATGTGGCTGGCATCGGACGAGCAATCGTAACCGACCAGTTCCGCATAGATCCTCGCGCCGCGTTTCACCGCGCGCTCCGCATCTTCCAGCACCAGTACGGCGGCGCCTTCGCCGAGCACCAGTCCGCTGCGGTGCTTCGAGAACGGTTTGCAGGAGGCGCCCGCGTCGTCCGGGTCTTCCTGCGCGAGGGTGCGCAATGCCTCCCATGCTTTCATTGCGCCCAGCGTGAGCATCGCTTCCGAACCGCCGGCCAGCATCGCATCGGCATAGCCGTGTTTGATCTGGCGATAGGCCTCGCCCACGGCGATGGCCGAGGAAGAGCAGGCGGTGGCATA from Sideroxyarcus emersonii includes:
- a CDS encoding beta-ketoacyl synthase: MARRVVITGLGVISPVGKNPAEFFGNLMAGRSGIKRLQTDFIEQLSIRIGAPVEGFDPAAHFSKMQLSGIERFSQFALVAAEQAVQDAQLQLTEAEYPRTGVCMGSCLGGAGTLEDGYVETLLGNPPRVKPLSVLLSMNNAAASHLSIKYRLQGANMTYATACSSSAIAVGEAYRQIKHGYADAMLAGGSEAMLTLGAMKAWEALRTLAQEDPDDAGASCKPFSKHRSGLVLGEGAAVLVLEDAERAVKRGARIYAELVGYDCSSDASHITKPDAAGQSRTILNALREAQLQPQDIHYINAHGTATQAGDIEETRAIKQVFGTHAAKVPVSSTKSMHGHLMGATGAVEFMAAVLALHNQAIPPTINLHEPDPECDLDYVPNQGRSNVRLDAVMSNSFAFGGSNAVLIARRYNG
- the mqo gene encoding malate dehydrogenase (quinone), translated to MSAKKVDVLLVGAGVMSATLGTLLSQLDPSLKIVMVERLSKVAHESTHSLNNAGTGHGGYCELNYTPQMADGSIRIDRALEINAAFEVSLQFWSYLVEQAVLPAPEKFINPICHQSFVWGEEDVAFLRKRYAALHKHHLFEEMEYSEDHAVLRKWMPLVMQHRDAGQVVAATRVRHGTDVDFGMLTRGLVKSLNRHAAFDLKLSHTIVSLKQHENGRWHVRVKDNHSKETRTIDAGFVFLGAGGGALPLLQKSGVPEARGYGGFPVSGQWLICKNPDVVKRHSSKVYGKAAVGAPPMSVPHLDARIIDGEPALLFGPFASITTKFLKEGSALDLFTSLKPGNLKPMLSVARDNFDLTRYLVTEAFRSHKERVGILRGFYVDAKEEDWELASAGQRVQIIKGCDQKGGRLEFGTEIVTAGDGTLAALLGASPGASTSVQAMIEVIERCFKPRMKEAEWKHRLKEMVPSYGESLDENVALLHEVRKRTLATLRLDGGNSRRET